From Pectobacterium carotovorum, one genomic window encodes:
- a CDS encoding DedA family protein, whose product MSVVHDIIQALWQQDFSALADPHVIWVVYGILFTTLFLENGLLPASFLPGDSLLLLTGAMIAKGVMSFFPTMILLTVAASLGCWLSYLQGRWLSDTRLVKGWLLQLPAHYHQRAHHLFHRHGLMALLVGRFLAFIRTLLPTMAGISGLNNTRFQIFNWLSGLLWVGGIVTLGYALSHIPLVKRYEDQVMTALILLPIILLVSGLIGMAVVVWRKKRAVA is encoded by the coding sequence ATGAGTGTGGTTCACGACATTATTCAGGCGCTCTGGCAGCAGGATTTTAGTGCACTGGCCGATCCCCACGTCATTTGGGTGGTTTACGGCATTCTGTTCACGACGCTGTTTCTGGAGAACGGCCTGCTGCCCGCCTCTTTTCTGCCCGGCGATAGCCTGCTGTTGCTCACTGGCGCCATGATTGCCAAAGGCGTGATGAGCTTTTTCCCTACGATGATTCTGCTCACCGTCGCCGCCAGCCTCGGCTGCTGGCTCAGCTACCTCCAAGGGCGCTGGCTGAGCGATACGCGTCTGGTAAAGGGCTGGCTGTTGCAGCTTCCTGCTCATTACCACCAGCGCGCCCATCACCTGTTCCACCGCCACGGCCTGATGGCGCTGCTGGTTGGCCGCTTTTTAGCGTTTATCCGCACGCTGCTGCCGACGATGGCAGGCATTTCCGGGTTAAATAATACGCGCTTCCAAATTTTCAACTGGCTCAGCGGGCTGCTGTGGGTTGGGGGAATTGTCACCCTCGGCTATGCGCTCAGCCACATTCCGCTGGTCAAACGCTATGAAGATCAGGTGATGACTGCGCTGATCCTGCTCCCGATTATTTTGCTGGTCAGTGGCCTGATTGGCATGGCTGTCGTGGTGTGGCGTAAAAAACGTGCCGTCGCCTAG
- a CDS encoding GntR family transcriptional regulator: MRELLLWVRDQLAEASSAPRYMQLASLLESEIGRRKALAGQFLPAERLIAQQLGLSRVTVSRSLSLLEEKGLIVRQQGVGTRVAQRLHYALSTEDEGFTALVLKQGGVAGSLWLEKTIQVPPAAIAAKMSLPEGEAVTYLRRVRLSNGEPVSLETTWIPQKFLPDPEALEQSLYQYWMTGGITPDKKRYRFKAIACAAEIAARLGIAVEAPILYCQLHVYNEQGELLEYSEAHCRSDVYEIQFAD, from the coding sequence ATGCGGGAATTACTGCTTTGGGTCAGGGATCAGCTGGCTGAGGCGTCGTCGGCGCCTCGCTATATGCAGCTCGCGTCGTTGCTTGAATCAGAAATCGGCCGTCGGAAGGCGTTAGCAGGCCAATTCTTACCTGCGGAAAGATTGATTGCGCAACAGCTGGGATTATCGCGCGTAACGGTTTCCCGTTCCCTGTCGCTGTTGGAAGAAAAGGGGCTGATTGTTCGCCAGCAGGGAGTGGGAACCCGCGTCGCTCAACGGCTTCACTACGCGTTGAGCACCGAAGATGAAGGGTTCACCGCGCTGGTACTGAAACAGGGTGGCGTCGCTGGCAGCCTGTGGCTGGAGAAGACTATACAGGTTCCACCTGCTGCCATCGCGGCAAAAATGTCGCTGCCGGAAGGTGAGGCGGTTACCTATCTGCGGCGCGTGCGGCTGAGCAATGGCGAGCCTGTCTCGCTGGAAACGACCTGGATACCGCAAAAATTCCTGCCTGACCCGGAAGCGCTTGAACAGTCTCTCTATCAATATTGGATGACGGGCGGGATCACGCCGGACAAAAAGCGCTATCGTTTCAAAGCGATTGCCTGTGCGGCAGAGATCGCCGCGCGTCTTGGTATCGCGGTGGAAGCACCGATACTGTATTGCCAACTGCATGTTTATAACGAACAGGGTGAACTGCTGGAATACAGCGAAGCACATTGCCGTAGCGATGTGTATGAGATTCAGTTTGCCGATTAG
- the dkgA gene encoding 2,5-didehydrogluconate reductase DkgA codes for MTQPKVKLADGNIMPQLGLGVWRASSEDTVIAVTEALSIGYRAIDTAAIYKNEEAVGQALSSANLPREEVFITTKLWNGDHTDPQKALEESLRKLRLDYIDLYLIHWPLPQQNTFVDAWRGLIKLQEQGLAKSIGVSNFHIHHLQRLKEETGVLPVIDQVELHPLLQQRQLHAWNATHHIQTESWSPLAQGGEGVFDHPIIRKLATKYGKTPAQIVIRWHLDSGLVVIPKSVTPSRIKENFEVFDFRLDKDELGEIAKLDSGKRLGSDPDEPRND; via the coding sequence ATGACGCAACCGAAAGTTAAGCTGGCGGACGGCAATATCATGCCCCAGTTGGGCCTTGGTGTCTGGCGAGCAAGCAGTGAAGACACGGTGATCGCCGTGACTGAAGCATTGTCCATCGGTTATCGGGCGATCGATACCGCCGCTATTTATAAAAACGAGGAAGCCGTCGGTCAGGCGCTAAGCTCCGCGAATCTACCGCGTGAAGAAGTCTTCATCACCACCAAACTCTGGAATGGCGATCACACCGATCCCCAGAAGGCGCTGGAAGAAAGCCTGAGAAAACTTCGGTTAGATTATATCGATCTCTACCTGATTCACTGGCCGCTCCCGCAACAGAACACCTTTGTGGATGCCTGGCGTGGACTCATCAAACTCCAGGAACAGGGTCTGGCGAAAAGCATCGGCGTCAGTAATTTCCATATCCACCACTTACAGCGGCTAAAAGAAGAAACGGGCGTATTGCCGGTTATCGATCAGGTCGAGCTGCACCCTCTTCTCCAGCAAAGACAGCTCCACGCCTGGAATGCGACGCATCATATCCAGACCGAGTCCTGGAGCCCACTGGCGCAGGGCGGCGAGGGCGTTTTTGACCATCCAATTATCCGTAAACTGGCGACAAAATACGGAAAAACGCCGGCACAGATCGTGATTCGCTGGCATCTGGACAGCGGACTGGTGGTGATTCCTAAATCAGTGACGCCTTCCCGCATCAAAGAAAACTTTGAGGTGTTCGATTTCCGTCTGGATAAAGACGAGCTGGGTGAAATAGCCAAGTTGGACAGTGGAAAACGACTGGGCTCAGACCCAGATGAACCGAGAAACGACTAA
- the parC gene encoding DNA topoisomerase IV subunit A, producing the protein MSEMTHDGAESLALRTFTENAYLNYSMYVIMDRALPFIGDGLKPVQRRIVYAMSELGLNASAKFKKSARTVGDVLGKYHPHGDSACYEAMVLMAQPFSYRYPLVDGQGNWGAPDDPKSFAAMRYTESRLSKYAEILLSELGQGTVDYTPNFDGTMQEPKMLPARLPNILLNGTTGIAVGMATDIPPHNVREVAAAAVMLLEKPNASLDDLLQHVQGPDFPTEAEIITPREEVRKLYQNGRGSVRMRAVWKKEDGEVVITALPHQVSGAKVLEQIASQMRAKKLPMIDDLRDESDHENPTRLVLVPRSNRIDLDQVMNHLFATTDLEKSYRVNMNMIGLDGRPSVKGLVEILSEWLVFRRDTVCRRLNYRLEKVLKRLHILEGLLTAFLNIDEVIHIIRTEDEPKPVLMRQFSLSETQAEAILELKLRHLAKLEEMKIRGEQDDLAKERDRLQDLLASDRKLSNLIKKEIQADAQTYGDDRRSPLHERSEAKAMSEHDFVPSEPVTIVLSEMGWVRSAKGHDIDPAGLSYKAGDSFRAAAKGKSNQPVVFIDSTGRSYALDPITLPSARGQGEPLTGKLTPPPGATIEQVLMAADDQPLLMASDAGYGFVCTFNDLVARNRAGKAIITLPDNAKALAPIEIHGDDNLLMAITAAGRMLLFPVSDLPQLSKGKGNKIVSISSADFAEGKDRLTWLYLLPPQASVTLYFGKRKLVLRPNELQKYQGERGRKGTLLRGLQRIDRIEVDAPQQISTGSSEE; encoded by the coding sequence ATGAGTGAGATGACTCATGACGGCGCAGAAAGCCTTGCGCTGCGCACGTTTACCGAAAATGCATACCTGAATTATTCCATGTACGTCATCATGGACAGGGCACTGCCGTTCATTGGCGATGGCCTGAAGCCTGTGCAGCGTCGCATTGTGTATGCGATGTCCGAACTGGGGCTGAATGCCAGCGCCAAATTTAAAAAGTCCGCCCGTACCGTGGGGGACGTGCTGGGTAAATACCACCCGCACGGCGACAGCGCCTGCTATGAAGCAATGGTGCTGATGGCGCAGCCGTTCTCGTACCGCTATCCGCTGGTGGATGGTCAGGGGAACTGGGGCGCGCCGGACGATCCGAAATCCTTCGCCGCCATGCGTTATACCGAATCGCGGCTGTCCAAATACGCTGAAATCCTGCTGTCGGAGTTAGGGCAGGGCACGGTCGATTACACCCCGAACTTTGACGGGACGATGCAGGAGCCGAAGATGCTGCCTGCGCGTCTGCCGAATATTCTGCTGAACGGCACCACCGGTATCGCCGTTGGTATGGCCACGGACATACCGCCGCACAACGTGCGCGAAGTCGCTGCCGCCGCGGTGATGCTGCTGGAAAAACCGAACGCCTCGCTGGACGATTTATTGCAGCATGTCCAGGGGCCGGATTTCCCGACGGAAGCCGAAATCATTACGCCGCGCGAGGAAGTGCGCAAACTCTACCAGAATGGCCGCGGCTCGGTGCGTATGCGCGCCGTCTGGAAAAAAGAAGACGGTGAAGTGGTGATTACCGCGCTGCCGCATCAGGTTTCTGGTGCCAAAGTGCTGGAGCAGATTGCCAGCCAGATGCGCGCGAAGAAACTGCCGATGATCGACGATCTGCGCGATGAATCCGATCACGAGAATCCAACCCGTTTGGTGCTGGTGCCGCGTTCGAACCGCATCGATCTGGATCAGGTGATGAACCATCTGTTCGCCACCACCGATCTGGAAAAGAGCTACCGCGTTAACATGAACATGATCGGTCTGGATGGTCGTCCTAGCGTGAAAGGGCTGGTCGAGATCCTGAGCGAATGGCTGGTATTCCGTCGCGACACCGTGTGCCGCCGACTGAACTACCGCCTCGAAAAAGTGCTCAAGCGCCTGCATATCCTTGAAGGTTTGCTGACTGCGTTCCTGAATATTGATGAAGTCATTCATATCATCCGCACGGAAGATGAGCCGAAGCCGGTACTGATGCGCCAGTTCAGCCTGAGTGAGACGCAGGCTGAAGCGATCCTGGAACTGAAATTACGCCATTTGGCCAAGCTGGAAGAGATGAAAATCCGCGGCGAGCAGGACGATCTGGCAAAAGAACGCGATCGGCTTCAGGACCTGCTGGCGTCAGATCGTAAGCTCAGCAATCTGATTAAGAAAGAAATTCAGGCGGATGCGCAAACCTATGGCGACGATCGTCGTTCGCCGCTGCATGAACGCAGCGAAGCGAAAGCGATGAGCGAACATGACTTTGTGCCGTCCGAACCGGTCACCATCGTGCTGTCGGAAATGGGCTGGGTACGTAGCGCCAAAGGGCATGACATCGATCCTGCCGGACTGAGTTACAAAGCGGGCGATAGCTTCCGCGCTGCCGCGAAAGGCAAGAGCAATCAGCCTGTGGTGTTTATTGACTCCACCGGCCGCAGCTACGCGCTGGACCCTATCACGCTGCCTTCCGCACGTGGTCAGGGCGAGCCGCTGACGGGCAAACTCACGCCGCCGCCGGGCGCGACGATTGAGCAGGTGCTGATGGCTGCAGACGATCAGCCGCTGCTGATGGCATCGGATGCAGGCTACGGCTTCGTGTGTACCTTCAACGATCTGGTCGCGCGCAACCGTGCGGGTAAAGCGATTATTACGCTGCCGGATAATGCGAAGGCGCTGGCGCCTATCGAGATCCACGGTGACGATAACCTGCTGATGGCGATCACCGCCGCTGGCAGAATGCTATTGTTCCCTGTCTCCGATCTGCCACAGCTGTCAAAAGGCAAAGGCAACAAGATTGTGTCCATCTCTTCGGCAGATTTTGCTGAAGGTAAAGACCGTCTGACCTGGCTGTATCTGCTGCCACCACAGGCTTCAGTCACGCTCTATTTCGGTAAGCGTAAGCTGGTGCTGCGTCCAAACGAGCTTCAGAAGTATCAAGGGGAGCGCGGGCGGAAAGGCACGTTGCTGCGTGGGCTACAGCGCATCGACCGGATTGAGGTGGATGCACCGCAGCAGATTAGCACTGGCAGCAGCGAAGAATAA
- the yqhD gene encoding alcohol dehydrogenase, protein MLNFTLHTPTKILFGEGQIAELGKEIPADARILITYGGGSVKHNGVLDQVYRALEGRNVREFSGIEPNPTYETLMKAVEVVRAEKIDFLLAVGGGSVVDGTKFIAAAADYQAAQDPWHILQTGGAEIDRGVAMAAVLTLPATGSESNNGAVITRKSTNDKLAFRSRYTQPLFAVLDPVVTYTLPARQIANGVVDAFVHTVEQYLTYSVDAKVQDRFAEGLLLTLVEEGPRALAEPENYKVRANVMWSATMALNGLIGAGVPQDWSTHMLGHELTALHGLDHAQTLAIVLPAMLTARKAQKRDKLLQYAERVWNLRDGSEDQRIDGAIAATRDFFEKMGVPTRMSDYQLDGSSIPTLVAKLNEHGLTALGEHRDITLKESQKIYEAAR, encoded by the coding sequence ATGCTAAATTTCACACTTCATACCCCTACCAAGATTTTGTTTGGCGAAGGCCAGATTGCTGAATTAGGCAAAGAAATTCCTGCCGACGCCCGTATTCTCATCACCTACGGCGGCGGCAGCGTGAAGCACAATGGCGTGCTGGATCAGGTCTATCGCGCCTTAGAAGGCCGCAACGTACGCGAATTTTCCGGCATTGAGCCGAACCCGACTTACGAAACGCTGATGAAAGCCGTCGAGGTCGTCCGTGCGGAGAAGATTGACTTCCTGCTGGCGGTTGGCGGCGGATCTGTGGTTGATGGTACGAAATTTATCGCTGCCGCCGCAGATTATCAGGCCGCGCAAGACCCGTGGCATATCCTGCAAACCGGCGGCGCGGAAATCGATCGCGGTGTCGCGATGGCAGCCGTGCTCACCCTGCCTGCGACCGGTTCGGAATCCAATAACGGCGCGGTCATCACCCGTAAATCGACCAACGATAAGCTCGCCTTCCGTTCACGTTACACCCAGCCGCTTTTCGCCGTACTCGACCCGGTGGTGACGTACACCCTGCCCGCTCGTCAAATTGCGAACGGCGTGGTTGATGCCTTCGTTCACACCGTTGAGCAGTACCTGACGTATTCCGTCGATGCCAAAGTACAGGATCGTTTTGCGGAAGGCTTGCTGCTGACGCTGGTTGAAGAAGGCCCGCGCGCGCTGGCAGAACCAGAAAATTACAAGGTCAGAGCTAATGTGATGTGGAGCGCCACCATGGCCTTGAACGGCCTGATTGGCGCAGGCGTGCCGCAGGACTGGTCAACCCACATGCTGGGACACGAATTAACGGCGCTGCACGGTCTTGACCATGCCCAGACGCTGGCTATCGTTCTGCCCGCCATGCTGACAGCAAGAAAAGCCCAGAAGCGCGACAAACTGCTGCAATACGCCGAGCGCGTCTGGAACCTGCGCGATGGCAGCGAAGACCAGCGCATCGACGGCGCAATTGCCGCTACGCGTGACTTCTTCGAGAAAATGGGCGTACCGACCCGTATGTCTGACTACCAGTTGGATGGCAGTTCCATTCCGACACTGGTCGCCAAGCTCAACGAACATGGCCTGACTGCGCTAGGCGAGCACCGCGACATTACGCTGAAAGAAAGTCAGAAGATTTACGAAGCAGCGCGCTAA
- a CDS encoding DUF2314 domain-containing protein → MKLPTYETDHYELDDGEALNREYPDSFWIPDNEVRESLVPDDFVKLIFRMEKTAGADELSVERMWVRVTKKHHVFYQGVLDNTPTGSDCVRCGQIVTFHACHVIGIYGKDE, encoded by the coding sequence ATGAAACTGCCAACGTATGAAACCGATCACTACGAGCTGGACGACGGTGAAGCGCTTAACCGCGAGTATCCTGATTCATTCTGGATTCCAGACAACGAAGTACGTGAGTCACTCGTCCCCGACGATTTTGTTAAGCTGATCTTTCGTATGGAAAAAACCGCAGGCGCGGATGAGCTTTCGGTGGAAAGGATGTGGGTCAGAGTGACGAAAAAGCATCACGTGTTTTATCAAGGTGTTTTAGACAATACTCCCACGGGAAGCGACTGCGTGCGGTGCGGCCAGATTGTTACGTTTCATGCTTGTCACGTGATTGGTATTTATGGAAAGGATGAATAG
- a CDS encoding SUKH-3 domain-containing protein, with the protein MSIEIPESVLPLFQAAGWPNVAPQSVPPFMPENHPAFAILHAFGGLTVGQCGAGEECASGDIIFGCNEDMQEDETLLEWQGILNTTLILIGETHHSHGALLMDSEGVCYGMSFIHEAFWFEGAAFGAAVERILLGRKGKPMLRPDEPSISVYGETITADHPSVYHYR; encoded by the coding sequence ATGTCGATTGAAATCCCCGAATCCGTGCTTCCACTGTTTCAGGCGGCGGGCTGGCCGAATGTCGCACCACAATCAGTCCCGCCGTTTATGCCTGAGAATCATCCGGCTTTTGCTATCCTGCACGCGTTTGGCGGGCTGACGGTTGGGCAGTGTGGCGCAGGAGAAGAGTGCGCTAGCGGCGATATTATTTTTGGCTGCAACGAGGATATGCAGGAGGATGAAACGCTGCTGGAGTGGCAGGGCATTCTGAATACGACGCTGATTCTGATCGGCGAAACCCATCATTCACACGGTGCTCTGCTGATGGATAGCGAGGGAGTCTGCTACGGAATGAGCTTTATACATGAGGCATTCTGGTTTGAAGGGGCCGCTTTCGGTGCTGCCGTTGAACGCATTCTGCTTGGCCGTAAGGGGAAACCGATGCTGCGGCCAGACGAACCGTCAATATCCGTATATGGCGAAACGATTACCGCCGATCATCCGAGCGTCTATCACTACCGCTAG
- the ftsP gene encoding cell division protein FtsP, producing the protein MSLSRRQFIQASGLALCAGMTPLAAKASGNSAALPIPPLLESRRGQPLFLTMQRAHWAFSGDRKTAIWGINGHYLGPTVRVYDGDDVKLIYSNRLNEPVAMTIGGLQVPGPLMGGAARIISPGTDWSPVLPIRQPSATCWYHANTPNRMAPHIYNGLAGLWLVEDRASKALPLPNHYGVDDFPLIIQDKRLDNFGVPIYNPPSSGGFVGDSLLVNGIQNPFVEVSRGWVRLRLLNASNSRRYVMRLSDGRAMHVIASDQGLLPAPMAVNQLSLAPGERREILIDMSQGEEVTLTAGESAGIMDRLRGLFEPSSILISTQILTLKPTGLLPLVTDNLPMRLLADNIIEGSISRTREFRLGDSLPGINGAMWDMTRADVQTQLGRCERWIIHADTPQAFHIQGVKFLVRSANGGPPAVEDSGWKDTVWVDNDVELLVYFMQPSSMAFPFLYYSQTLELADRGSTGQLIVQPAM; encoded by the coding sequence ATGTCACTCAGCCGACGTCAGTTTATTCAGGCATCGGGCCTTGCGTTATGTGCGGGTATGACGCCACTGGCGGCTAAAGCCAGTGGGAATTCCGCCGCATTGCCGATACCGCCATTACTGGAGTCGCGCCGAGGCCAGCCTCTTTTTCTGACCATGCAGCGTGCCCATTGGGCATTTTCCGGCGATCGTAAGACAGCCATTTGGGGCATCAACGGCCACTATTTGGGGCCGACGGTGCGGGTGTATGACGGCGATGACGTTAAGCTGATTTACAGCAACCGACTGAACGAGCCTGTTGCGATGACGATCGGTGGGTTGCAGGTGCCGGGTCCGCTGATGGGCGGGGCTGCCCGCATCATTTCTCCGGGAACCGACTGGTCGCCGGTATTGCCTATTCGTCAGCCGTCGGCGACCTGCTGGTATCATGCGAATACGCCGAACCGCATGGCGCCACATATCTATAACGGGCTGGCTGGACTATGGCTGGTGGAAGACCGAGCCAGTAAAGCCTTGCCGCTGCCCAATCACTACGGTGTTGATGATTTCCCATTGATTATTCAGGATAAACGACTGGATAACTTTGGTGTCCCTATTTATAACCCGCCTTCTAGCGGCGGCTTCGTGGGGGATTCGCTATTAGTTAACGGCATCCAAAATCCCTTTGTTGAAGTGTCCCGCGGCTGGGTGCGCCTGAGATTGCTGAACGCGTCGAACTCCCGACGTTATGTGATGCGGTTGAGCGATGGCCGGGCGATGCATGTGATTGCCAGCGATCAAGGACTGCTGCCCGCGCCGATGGCGGTGAACCAGCTTTCTCTCGCGCCCGGTGAACGGCGTGAGATTCTGATCGACATGTCGCAGGGCGAAGAAGTCACGCTGACGGCCGGGGAGTCGGCTGGGATTATGGATCGCCTGCGCGGCTTATTTGAGCCTTCCAGCATCCTGATTTCTACGCAAATACTCACGCTTAAGCCGACGGGCCTGCTGCCATTGGTGACGGACAACCTGCCGATGCGCCTGCTGGCCGACAACATCATTGAAGGCAGCATCAGCCGCACGCGCGAATTCCGTCTGGGTGACAGCTTGCCCGGCATCAACGGTGCGATGTGGGACATGACACGTGCCGATGTACAAACTCAGCTTGGCCGCTGTGAACGCTGGATCATCCACGCCGATACGCCGCAGGCTTTCCATATTCAGGGTGTTAAATTCCTCGTGCGCAGCGCGAATGGCGGCCCTCCGGCCGTGGAAGACAGCGGCTGGAAAGATACGGTGTGGGTGGATAACGATGTCGAGCTGCTGGTTTATTTCATGCAGCCTTCCTCAATGGCGTTCCCTTTCCTGTATTACAGCCAGACGCTAGAATTGGCCGACCGTGGTTCAACGGGACAGCTCATCGTACAGCCTGCGATGTAA
- a CDS encoding 1-acylglycerol-3-phosphate O-acyltransferase, whose protein sequence is MLSILRFFIVVIFSILVCVFGLFYCLFSPRNPRHVATFGHLFGRLSTVFGLKVEMRIPEEAAHYGNCIYIANHQNNYDMVTVSKAVQPRTVTVGKKSLLWIPFFGPLYWLTGNLLIDRENRAKAHGTIAQVVKHIKERNTSIWMFPEGTRSRGRGLLPFKTGAFHAAISAEVPIVPICVSTTSNKVKLNRWNNGLVIVEMLPPIDTRAYTKDQVRELASHCHDVMAAKIAELDAEVAAREAADKK, encoded by the coding sequence ATGTTATCCATTTTGCGTTTTTTTATTGTCGTTATATTTTCGATTTTGGTCTGTGTTTTTGGCTTGTTTTATTGCCTGTTCAGCCCTAGAAATCCCCGTCATGTGGCGACCTTCGGCCATCTTTTTGGACGCTTGTCCACGGTGTTTGGCCTGAAAGTAGAAATGCGGATACCGGAAGAAGCCGCGCATTACGGCAACTGCATCTATATCGCGAATCATCAGAATAATTACGATATGGTCACGGTATCCAAAGCCGTCCAGCCTCGTACGGTTACCGTGGGTAAGAAAAGCCTGCTGTGGATCCCGTTCTTCGGACCGCTCTACTGGCTGACGGGTAATTTGCTGATTGATCGCGAAAACCGCGCGAAAGCGCACGGCACCATCGCTCAGGTGGTGAAACACATTAAAGAACGAAACACGTCTATCTGGATGTTCCCCGAAGGTACGCGCAGCCGTGGACGCGGCCTGCTGCCATTCAAAACCGGTGCTTTTCATGCCGCGATTAGCGCAGAAGTGCCGATTGTGCCGATTTGCGTTTCTACGACCAGCAATAAAGTAAAATTGAACCGCTGGAATAACGGCCTCGTTATCGTAGAAATGTTGCCGCCCATTGATACCCGCGCGTATACCAAAGATCAGGTTCGCGAGCTGGCTTCACACTGCCATGATGTGATGGCGGCCAAGATTGCCGAGCTGGATGCGGAAGTGGCGGCGCGCGAAGCGGCAGACAAAAAATAA
- a CDS encoding NADPH-dependent oxidoreductase, with protein sequence MNKTIELFTSHRSERSYLDKAIPDDVLDAIIQSAHLAPTSVNSQQVSLIVTRDPERRARIAELAGGQPWIAQAPVFITVVLDMHKTQVGIAMSDKQQHAHESLESLIAGTTDVGIALGTLMAAARSFGLGIVPIGGIRREPQAMIDFLELPELTFPVAGVAIGYVDTPAHQKPRLPLNSFRHDETYHQDVLPAAIEQYNHTLVAHWQQAGRTDGDNWGDNTASYYQHIYFPKVLPAILQQGFKLDK encoded by the coding sequence ATGAATAAAACGATTGAACTGTTCACTTCACACCGCAGTGAACGTAGCTATCTTGATAAAGCGATTCCCGATGATGTGCTGGATGCCATTATTCAGTCCGCCCATTTGGCACCCACGTCCGTAAACTCTCAGCAGGTTTCGCTCATCGTCACTCGCGACCCGGAACGTAGGGCGCGTATCGCCGAATTGGCCGGTGGCCAGCCGTGGATTGCCCAGGCGCCCGTCTTCATTACCGTGGTGCTGGACATGCATAAAACGCAGGTCGGGATTGCCATGAGCGACAAGCAGCAGCACGCGCATGAAAGCCTCGAAAGCCTGATCGCTGGCACAACGGATGTCGGTATTGCGCTCGGCACGCTGATGGCCGCCGCACGCTCATTTGGGCTGGGCATCGTCCCGATTGGCGGTATTCGTCGCGAACCGCAGGCGATGATCGACTTTCTGGAGCTGCCTGAACTGACGTTCCCCGTTGCAGGCGTCGCTATCGGTTACGTGGACACCCCTGCGCATCAGAAACCGCGTCTGCCGCTGAATTCATTCCGCCATGATGAAACCTATCATCAGGACGTTCTGCCTGCGGCGATTGAGCAATATAACCACACGCTGGTGGCACACTGGCAGCAAGCCGGTCGCACAGACGGCGACAACTGGGGTGATAACACCGCCAGTTACTATCAGCACATTTATTTCCCGAAAGTCTTACCCGCGATCCTCCAACAAGGCTTTAAACTGGACAAATAA
- a CDS encoding AraC family transcriptional regulator yields the protein MVTHTQSMLTESQSEPLVQQPAVQARFAQKDPEQQTVRQRIVQQAIRCSTKSWTTPSLVPQVKILYTEQHHPRVPVMYEPTIVIIFQGQKIGYLGGKTFQYDPENYLLMTVPLPFECETIASVEHPLVGIAIRIDIQMLQDLLIDIGDDDSAVRPCSCSCGVNSAPLTDEILCAVERLLDAMDNPRDARVLGPTIVREIIYHMLCGERGAALQALVNRHTHFSQIAKSLRRIENHYADSLNVEQLAAEVNMSVSAFHHNFKAVTNTSPLQYLKSYRLHKARVLMINEGLRAGVAAVRVGYESVSQFSREFKRYFGATPGDEVARLKASNMAVEES from the coding sequence ATGGTGACTCACACTCAAAGCATGTTGACGGAAAGCCAATCTGAGCCGCTTGTTCAACAACCAGCCGTTCAGGCACGATTCGCTCAGAAAGACCCAGAGCAGCAGACGGTGCGGCAACGCATCGTGCAGCAGGCTATCCGCTGTTCAACCAAAAGCTGGACCACGCCTTCGCTCGTGCCGCAGGTCAAAATTCTGTATACGGAACAGCATCATCCGCGTGTGCCAGTGATGTATGAGCCGACGATCGTCATCATTTTTCAGGGCCAGAAAATTGGCTATCTGGGCGGGAAAACCTTCCAGTATGACCCGGAAAACTACCTGTTGATGACCGTGCCGCTGCCGTTCGAATGTGAAACGATAGCCAGCGTTGAGCACCCGCTGGTGGGGATCGCGATCCGTATTGATATCCAGATGCTTCAGGATTTGCTGATCGACATTGGTGACGACGACAGCGCCGTCCGCCCTTGTTCCTGCTCGTGTGGGGTGAACAGCGCGCCGCTGACCGATGAGATTCTGTGTGCCGTGGAACGGCTGCTGGATGCGATGGATAATCCACGTGATGCCCGCGTGCTGGGCCCGACGATTGTGCGCGAGATTATCTATCATATGCTCTGCGGCGAACGCGGTGCGGCATTACAGGCGCTGGTCAATCGGCACACGCACTTCAGCCAGATTGCCAAGTCTCTGCGACGTATCGAAAACCACTATGCCGATAGCCTGAATGTGGAACAGCTGGCGGCGGAAGTGAACATGAGCGTCTCGGCATTTCACCATAACTTCAAAGCGGTCACCAATACATCGCCGTTGCAGTACCTGAAATCCTACCGCTTACATAAAGCGCGCGTGCTGATGATCAACGAGGGGCTGAGAGCGGGTGTGGCGGCCGTTCGCGTAGGGTATGAGAGCGTGTCGCAGTTTAGCCGGGAGTTTAAGCGCTATTTCGGCGCGACGCCGGGCGATGAAGTGGCGAGATTAAAGGCCAGCAATATGGCGGTTGAGGAAAGCTGA